A window from Sus scrofa isolate TJ Tabasco breed Duroc chromosome 2, Sscrofa11.1, whole genome shotgun sequence encodes these proteins:
- the RNF44 gene encoding RING finger protein 44 isoform X2, translating into MQPWALAVTRWPPSAPVGQRRFSAGTSSHPGQLRGSPSREGPLASPPAQDERLPSQQPPPRPAHLPVEERRALAPAGGSPRMLHPTSQQSPFMVDLHEQVHQGPVPLSYTVTTVTTQGFPLPTGQHIPGCSAQQLPACSVMFSGQHYPLCCLPPPLIQACTMQQLPVPYQAYPHLISSDHYILHPPPPAPHPQPTHMAPLGQFVSLQTQHPRMPLQRLDNDVDLRGDQHPLGSFTYSTSAPGPTLSPSVPLHYLPHDPLHQELSFGVPYSHMMPRRLSTQRYRLQQPLPPPPPPPPPPPYYPSFLPYFLSMLPMSPTAMGPTISLDLDVDDVEMENYEALLNLAERLGDAKPRGLTKADIEQLPSYRFHPDSHQSEQTLCVVCFSDFEARQLLRVLPCNHEFHTKCVDKWLKANRTCPICRADASEVPREAE; encoded by the exons ATGCAACCATGGGCTCTGGCAGTGACTAGGTGGCCACCCTCTGCCCCTGTGGGTCAGCGGCGATTCTCTGCAGGAACCAGTAGCCACCCAGGCCAGCTCCGGGGAAG CCCCAGCCGCGAGGGCCCCCTGGCCAGCCCGCCTGCCCAGGATGAGCGCTTACCCTCCCAGCAGCCACCGCCCCGACCAGCACACCTCCCCGTAGAGGAGCGCCGAGCCTTGGCTCCTGCCGGCGGGAGCCCCCGAATGCTGCACCCAACTTCCCAGCAGAGCCCGTTCATGGTTGATCTTCACGAGCAG GTGCACCAGGGACCTGTGCCTCTGTCCTACACAGTCACCACAGTGACAACCCAAGGCTTCCCCCTGCCTACAGGCCAGCACATCCCTGGCTGCAGTGCCCAGCAGCTCCCAGCATGCTCCGTGATGTTCAGCGGGCAGCACTACCCCCTCTGCTGCCTCCCGCCCCCA CTGATCCAGGCGTGTACCATGCAGCAGCTCCCTGTGCCCTATCAGGCCTACCCCCACCTCATCTCCAGTGACCACTACATCCTGCACCCCCCACCGCCAGCTCCACACCCCCAGCCCACTCACATGGCACCTCTTGGGCAGTTTGTATCGCTGCAGACCCAGCACCCACGTATG CCCCTGCAGCGCCTTGACAATGACGTGGACCTTCGGGGGGATCAGCATCCCCTGGGGAGCTTCACCTACTCCACCTCTGCCCCGGGCCCGACCCTGTCCCCTTCTGTGCCCCTGCATTACCTGCCCCACGATCCCCTGCACCAGGAACTGTCCTTCGGTGTG CCATATTCCCACATGATGCCTCGGAGACTGAGCACCCAGAGATACCGCCTGCAGCAGCcactgcccccaccacccccgccacctcccccaccaccatATTACCCCAGCTTCCTGCCCTACTTCCT CTCGATGCTGCCAATGTCACCAACAGCAATGGGGCCCACCATCAGCCTGGATCTTGATGTGGATGACGTGGAGATGGAGAACTATGAG GCCCTCCTGAACCTGGCAGAGCGGCTGGGAGATGCCAAGCCCCGTGGCCTCACCAAAGCAGACATCGAACAGCTTCCGTCGTACCGCTTTCACCCTGACAGCCACCAGTCGGAGCAGACGCT GTGTGTCGTCTGCTTCAGTGACTTCGAGGCGCGGCAGCTGCTCCGGGTCCTCCCCTGCAACCATGAGTTCCATACCAAGTGTGTTGACAAGTGGTTGAAG GCCAACCGGACATGTCCCATTTGCCGGGCTGACGCTTCCGAGGTGCCCAGGGAGGCTGAGTGA
- the RNF44 gene encoding RING finger protein 44 isoform X1, with protein MQPWALAVTRWPPSAPVGQRRFSAGTSSHPGQLRGSPSREGPLASPPAQDERLPSQQPPPRPAHLPVEERRALAPAGGSPRMLHPTSQQSPFMVDLHEQVHQGPVPLSYTVTTVTTQGFPLPTGQHIPGCSAQQLPACSVMFSGQHYPLCCLPPPQLIQACTMQQLPVPYQAYPHLISSDHYILHPPPPAPHPQPTHMAPLGQFVSLQTQHPRMPLQRLDNDVDLRGDQHPLGSFTYSTSAPGPTLSPSVPLHYLPHDPLHQELSFGVPYSHMMPRRLSTQRYRLQQPLPPPPPPPPPPPYYPSFLPYFLSMLPMSPTAMGPTISLDLDVDDVEMENYEALLNLAERLGDAKPRGLTKADIEQLPSYRFHPDSHQSEQTLCVVCFSDFEARQLLRVLPCNHEFHTKCVDKWLKANRTCPICRADASEVPREAE; from the exons ATGCAACCATGGGCTCTGGCAGTGACTAGGTGGCCACCCTCTGCCCCTGTGGGTCAGCGGCGATTCTCTGCAGGAACCAGTAGCCACCCAGGCCAGCTCCGGGGAAG CCCCAGCCGCGAGGGCCCCCTGGCCAGCCCGCCTGCCCAGGATGAGCGCTTACCCTCCCAGCAGCCACCGCCCCGACCAGCACACCTCCCCGTAGAGGAGCGCCGAGCCTTGGCTCCTGCCGGCGGGAGCCCCCGAATGCTGCACCCAACTTCCCAGCAGAGCCCGTTCATGGTTGATCTTCACGAGCAG GTGCACCAGGGACCTGTGCCTCTGTCCTACACAGTCACCACAGTGACAACCCAAGGCTTCCCCCTGCCTACAGGCCAGCACATCCCTGGCTGCAGTGCCCAGCAGCTCCCAGCATGCTCCGTGATGTTCAGCGGGCAGCACTACCCCCTCTGCTGCCTCCCGCCCCCA CAGCTGATCCAGGCGTGTACCATGCAGCAGCTCCCTGTGCCCTATCAGGCCTACCCCCACCTCATCTCCAGTGACCACTACATCCTGCACCCCCCACCGCCAGCTCCACACCCCCAGCCCACTCACATGGCACCTCTTGGGCAGTTTGTATCGCTGCAGACCCAGCACCCACGTATG CCCCTGCAGCGCCTTGACAATGACGTGGACCTTCGGGGGGATCAGCATCCCCTGGGGAGCTTCACCTACTCCACCTCTGCCCCGGGCCCGACCCTGTCCCCTTCTGTGCCCCTGCATTACCTGCCCCACGATCCCCTGCACCAGGAACTGTCCTTCGGTGTG CCATATTCCCACATGATGCCTCGGAGACTGAGCACCCAGAGATACCGCCTGCAGCAGCcactgcccccaccacccccgccacctcccccaccaccatATTACCCCAGCTTCCTGCCCTACTTCCT CTCGATGCTGCCAATGTCACCAACAGCAATGGGGCCCACCATCAGCCTGGATCTTGATGTGGATGACGTGGAGATGGAGAACTATGAG GCCCTCCTGAACCTGGCAGAGCGGCTGGGAGATGCCAAGCCCCGTGGCCTCACCAAAGCAGACATCGAACAGCTTCCGTCGTACCGCTTTCACCCTGACAGCCACCAGTCGGAGCAGACGCT GTGTGTCGTCTGCTTCAGTGACTTCGAGGCGCGGCAGCTGCTCCGGGTCCTCCCCTGCAACCATGAGTTCCATACCAAGTGTGTTGACAAGTGGTTGAAG GCCAACCGGACATGTCCCATTTGCCGGGCTGACGCTTCCGAGGTGCCCAGGGAGGCTGAGTGA
- the RNF44 gene encoding RING finger protein 44 isoform X4, which translates to MLHPTSQQSPFMVDLHEQVHQGPVPLSYTVTTVTTQGFPLPTGQHIPGCSAQQLPACSVMFSGQHYPLCCLPPPLIQACTMQQLPVPYQAYPHLISSDHYILHPPPPAPHPQPTHMAPLGQFVSLQTQHPRMPLQRLDNDVDLRGDQHPLGSFTYSTSAPGPTLSPSVPLHYLPHDPLHQELSFGVPYSHMMPRRLSTQRYRLQQPLPPPPPPPPPPPYYPSFLPYFLSMLPMSPTAMGPTISLDLDVDDVEMENYEALLNLAERLGDAKPRGLTKADIEQLPSYRFHPDSHQSEQTLCVVCFSDFEARQLLRVLPCNHEFHTKCVDKWLKANRTCPICRADASEVPREAE; encoded by the exons ATGCTGCACCCAACTTCCCAGCAGAGCCCGTTCATGGTTGATCTTCACGAGCAG GTGCACCAGGGACCTGTGCCTCTGTCCTACACAGTCACCACAGTGACAACCCAAGGCTTCCCCCTGCCTACAGGCCAGCACATCCCTGGCTGCAGTGCCCAGCAGCTCCCAGCATGCTCCGTGATGTTCAGCGGGCAGCACTACCCCCTCTGCTGCCTCCCGCCCCCA CTGATCCAGGCGTGTACCATGCAGCAGCTCCCTGTGCCCTATCAGGCCTACCCCCACCTCATCTCCAGTGACCACTACATCCTGCACCCCCCACCGCCAGCTCCACACCCCCAGCCCACTCACATGGCACCTCTTGGGCAGTTTGTATCGCTGCAGACCCAGCACCCACGTATG CCCCTGCAGCGCCTTGACAATGACGTGGACCTTCGGGGGGATCAGCATCCCCTGGGGAGCTTCACCTACTCCACCTCTGCCCCGGGCCCGACCCTGTCCCCTTCTGTGCCCCTGCATTACCTGCCCCACGATCCCCTGCACCAGGAACTGTCCTTCGGTGTG CCATATTCCCACATGATGCCTCGGAGACTGAGCACCCAGAGATACCGCCTGCAGCAGCcactgcccccaccacccccgccacctcccccaccaccatATTACCCCAGCTTCCTGCCCTACTTCCT CTCGATGCTGCCAATGTCACCAACAGCAATGGGGCCCACCATCAGCCTGGATCTTGATGTGGATGACGTGGAGATGGAGAACTATGAG GCCCTCCTGAACCTGGCAGAGCGGCTGGGAGATGCCAAGCCCCGTGGCCTCACCAAAGCAGACATCGAACAGCTTCCGTCGTACCGCTTTCACCCTGACAGCCACCAGTCGGAGCAGACGCT GTGTGTCGTCTGCTTCAGTGACTTCGAGGCGCGGCAGCTGCTCCGGGTCCTCCCCTGCAACCATGAGTTCCATACCAAGTGTGTTGACAAGTGGTTGAAG GCCAACCGGACATGTCCCATTTGCCGGGCTGACGCTTCCGAGGTGCCCAGGGAGGCTGAGTGA
- the RNF44 gene encoding RING finger protein 44 isoform X3: MLHPTSQQSPFMVDLHEQVHQGPVPLSYTVTTVTTQGFPLPTGQHIPGCSAQQLPACSVMFSGQHYPLCCLPPPQLIQACTMQQLPVPYQAYPHLISSDHYILHPPPPAPHPQPTHMAPLGQFVSLQTQHPRMPLQRLDNDVDLRGDQHPLGSFTYSTSAPGPTLSPSVPLHYLPHDPLHQELSFGVPYSHMMPRRLSTQRYRLQQPLPPPPPPPPPPPYYPSFLPYFLSMLPMSPTAMGPTISLDLDVDDVEMENYEALLNLAERLGDAKPRGLTKADIEQLPSYRFHPDSHQSEQTLCVVCFSDFEARQLLRVLPCNHEFHTKCVDKWLKANRTCPICRADASEVPREAE, translated from the exons ATGCTGCACCCAACTTCCCAGCAGAGCCCGTTCATGGTTGATCTTCACGAGCAG GTGCACCAGGGACCTGTGCCTCTGTCCTACACAGTCACCACAGTGACAACCCAAGGCTTCCCCCTGCCTACAGGCCAGCACATCCCTGGCTGCAGTGCCCAGCAGCTCCCAGCATGCTCCGTGATGTTCAGCGGGCAGCACTACCCCCTCTGCTGCCTCCCGCCCCCA CAGCTGATCCAGGCGTGTACCATGCAGCAGCTCCCTGTGCCCTATCAGGCCTACCCCCACCTCATCTCCAGTGACCACTACATCCTGCACCCCCCACCGCCAGCTCCACACCCCCAGCCCACTCACATGGCACCTCTTGGGCAGTTTGTATCGCTGCAGACCCAGCACCCACGTATG CCCCTGCAGCGCCTTGACAATGACGTGGACCTTCGGGGGGATCAGCATCCCCTGGGGAGCTTCACCTACTCCACCTCTGCCCCGGGCCCGACCCTGTCCCCTTCTGTGCCCCTGCATTACCTGCCCCACGATCCCCTGCACCAGGAACTGTCCTTCGGTGTG CCATATTCCCACATGATGCCTCGGAGACTGAGCACCCAGAGATACCGCCTGCAGCAGCcactgcccccaccacccccgccacctcccccaccaccatATTACCCCAGCTTCCTGCCCTACTTCCT CTCGATGCTGCCAATGTCACCAACAGCAATGGGGCCCACCATCAGCCTGGATCTTGATGTGGATGACGTGGAGATGGAGAACTATGAG GCCCTCCTGAACCTGGCAGAGCGGCTGGGAGATGCCAAGCCCCGTGGCCTCACCAAAGCAGACATCGAACAGCTTCCGTCGTACCGCTTTCACCCTGACAGCCACCAGTCGGAGCAGACGCT GTGTGTCGTCTGCTTCAGTGACTTCGAGGCGCGGCAGCTGCTCCGGGTCCTCCCCTGCAACCATGAGTTCCATACCAAGTGTGTTGACAAGTGGTTGAAG GCCAACCGGACATGTCCCATTTGCCGGGCTGACGCTTCCGAGGTGCCCAGGGAGGCTGAGTGA